Proteins encoded in a region of the Leifsonia sp. PS1209 genome:
- a CDS encoding carbohydrate ABC transporter permease, producing MTTSTIQNRRGTLTRPGLRVGKRASRWLLFAAVLALTLIVLLPVIVIVFTAFKPSSEINAYPPTLAPGAWTLDNFTRIFADLPFARLFLNSFVFAGGVTLFALVFDSLAAYALARLDFRGNRVLLIVIVASLMIPFQATLIPIYQLVGNLGLVNTFAGLILPRAADAFGIFFLRQFFIALPRDLDNAARIDGASEFRVFRSVVLPNALPALLTLGIFTFVNNWNDLLWPLVFTTTPEMGTVTSGLTLLTGPSGIIPYGTMMAGSLIAVLPLAILFLIVQRRFIESVATTGLK from the coding sequence ATGACCACTTCGACCATCCAGAACCGACGGGGGACGCTCACGCGGCCCGGCCTGCGCGTCGGCAAGCGCGCATCCAGGTGGCTGCTGTTCGCGGCAGTGCTCGCGCTGACGCTGATCGTGCTGCTGCCCGTGATCGTCATCGTCTTCACGGCGTTCAAGCCGTCCTCCGAGATCAACGCGTACCCTCCGACGCTCGCGCCGGGCGCCTGGACGCTCGACAACTTCACGCGCATCTTCGCCGACCTGCCGTTCGCGAGGCTGTTCCTGAACAGCTTCGTGTTCGCGGGAGGGGTGACGCTGTTCGCCCTCGTCTTCGACTCGCTGGCGGCGTACGCCCTGGCGCGGCTGGACTTCCGCGGGAACAGGGTGCTCCTGATCGTGATCGTCGCGAGCCTGATGATCCCGTTCCAGGCGACGCTCATCCCGATCTACCAGCTGGTCGGCAACCTCGGGCTGGTGAACACGTTCGCCGGGCTCATCCTGCCGCGCGCAGCGGACGCGTTCGGGATCTTCTTCCTCCGCCAGTTCTTCATCGCCCTCCCGCGCGACCTCGACAACGCGGCGCGCATCGACGGCGCGAGCGAGTTCCGGGTGTTCCGCAGCGTCGTGCTGCCGAACGCGCTTCCCGCCCTGCTCACGCTCGGCATCTTCACCTTCGTGAACAACTGGAACGACCTGCTCTGGCCGCTGGTCTTCACGACGACGCCGGAGATGGGAACCGTCACCTCGGGGCTCACGCTGCTGACCGGGCCGAGCGGGATCATCCCGTACGGCACGATGATGGCCGGCTCGCTGATCGCGGTGCTGCCCCTCGCCATCCTGTTCCTGATCGTCCAGCGCCGGTTCATCGAATCGGTCGCGACAACCGGATTGAAGTGA